A single window of Thermodesulfobacteriota bacterium DNA harbors:
- a CDS encoding aldehyde ferredoxin oxidoreductase family protein, with translation MKGFFHRLLRIDLSKRKTTVEPLPEAVLRSYLGGKGLGSYLLLQENPPRVDPFSPENRLIFTLGPLADTVFYGSSRFAVFTKSPQTGIYSESYSGGKITSAISRTGYDAIVIQGRSKEPVSLEISDEGVLFHAASSLWGKETYEAEEALIKTAGEKGAGALVIGPAGENLVKFAVIEIERWRSLGRAGIGAVLGSKRLKGIVFHGRKRREVADPALLRRLSEAFKERVKDHEVVRIYKKYGTPMLVSIMNTIGAFPTRYWSKGTLEGWEGISAESLMERCEVKPSACPHCFMACGKVSRVKQGRHRGLQIMGPEYETIYAFGGLCMVRSIEEIIYLNDLCDRLGMDTITAGNLAAFAIEASLKGKIKEKLQYGDVDAIAEILRKIAYREGIGKVLSEGVRHAASVWGMEGEAVHVKGLEPAGFDPRVLKGMGLAYATSDRGACHLRATFYKSELSGQIDPEQIRGKARLFIDYEDKMNLFDALILCRFYRDLITWKDLQEILKAACGLSLKKGALKTIAANILQLARDFNRREGVTKRDDRLPRRFFREVLQETGKSIQPEEMETMIQEYYQLRGWE, from the coding sequence ATGAAAGGTTTCTTCCATCGACTGCTCCGGATCGATCTTTCGAAGAGAAAGACCACGGTCGAACCCCTGCCGGAGGCCGTTTTGCGCTCCTATTTGGGCGGAAAGGGGTTGGGATCGTATCTCCTTCTCCAGGAGAACCCCCCCCGAGTGGATCCTTTCTCACCGGAGAATCGCCTCATCTTCACCCTGGGCCCCCTGGCCGACACGGTCTTCTATGGTTCGAGCCGTTTCGCCGTCTTCACCAAATCGCCCCAGACGGGGATCTATTCGGAGTCCTATTCCGGCGGCAAGATCACCAGCGCCATCAGCCGGACAGGCTACGATGCCATCGTCATCCAGGGTCGATCGAAAGAGCCCGTCTCTCTCGAGATCAGTGACGAGGGCGTCCTTTTTCACGCTGCTTCCTCTCTCTGGGGTAAAGAGACTTATGAGGCAGAAGAGGCATTGATAAAAACGGCGGGAGAGAAGGGGGCAGGGGCCCTGGTCATAGGTCCGGCCGGGGAAAACCTCGTCAAGTTCGCGGTGATCGAAATCGAGAGGTGGCGATCCCTCGGCAGGGCAGGCATCGGCGCGGTCCTAGGGTCGAAGAGGTTGAAAGGCATCGTCTTCCATGGGAGAAAGAGGAGGGAGGTGGCCGACCCCGCCCTTTTGAGACGACTCTCCGAGGCCTTCAAGGAGCGCGTCAAAGATCATGAGGTCGTCCGGATCTATAAAAAGTACGGCACCCCCATGCTCGTCTCGATCATGAACACGATCGGAGCCTTCCCCACCCGATACTGGTCGAAAGGAACGCTCGAGGGGTGGGAGGGGATCAGCGCCGAGAGCCTGATGGAGCGGTGCGAGGTGAAACCCTCGGCCTGCCCCCACTGTTTCATGGCCTGTGGAAAGGTCTCCCGGGTCAAACAGGGAAGACATCGAGGGCTTCAGATCATGGGGCCGGAATATGAGACCATTTATGCCTTCGGTGGCCTCTGCATGGTCCGGTCGATCGAGGAGATCATCTACCTCAATGACCTCTGCGACCGCCTCGGAATGGACACGATCACCGCAGGGAACCTGGCCGCCTTTGCCATCGAGGCCTCTCTGAAAGGGAAGATCAAAGAGAAGCTCCAGTATGGGGATGTGGATGCCATTGCCGAGATTTTGAGGAAGATCGCCTACCGGGAAGGGATCGGCAAGGTCCTCTCCGAAGGGGTCCGCCACGCCGCATCGGTCTGGGGGATGGAGGGGGAAGCGGTCCATGTGAAGGGGCTTGAGCCGGCGGGATTTGATCCCAGGGTTTTGAAAGGGATGGGCCTCGCCTATGCGACTTCCGACCGGGGCGCCTGCCACCTGAGGGCAACCTTCTATAAATCCGAGCTTTCCGGACAGATCGATCCGGAACAGATCCGGGGGAAAGCCCGTCTCTTCATCGACTACGAAGATAAGATGAACCTCTTCGATGCCCTCATCCTCTGCCGGTTTTATCGGGATCTCATTACTTGGAAGGACCTTCAAGAGATCCTGAAGGCCGCCTGTGGCCTCTCCCTCAAAAAGGGAGCGTTGAAAACCATCGCCGCCAATATCCTCCAATTGGCCAGGGATTTCAATCGTCGAGAAGGGGTCACGAAACGGGACGATAGACTCCCCCGCCGTTTCTTTCGGGAGGTCCTTCAGGAGACTGGCAAGTCGATCCAGCCCGAAGAGATGGAGACCATGATCCAGGAGTATTACCAACTGAGAGGTTGGGAATGA
- a CDS encoding ATP-binding protein — translation MIRFWTLKSKIILSVVLVVVVIEGIFLYLNIKSLSQQMIEKTEEEAFNLSETIRLSIRYAMIKDRRDEYQRIIDDVAQRKGIVEVRIFNKAGEITVSSDRTKVGTVVDMKAEACYGCHREGEARVLLPSDSKTRIYHTEDKKRLLGLINPIYNEPSCFPCHPRNINVLGVLDTMVTLEDFDKQKVQLYNRMMLSGAISVVALSLLLGLLFTRFVERPINRLLAATKRAAEGDLDQTVRIKSSDELGELAESFNHMILELKRSRDAIEGWTQTLEKRVEERTHELQQVQNQLIRAGKMAALGELAAGVAHEINNPLTGVLTFSSLILKKMDESHPWRRDMENIVTQTTRCRNIVKALLDFARQRKPDKRETDLHLLIDRTLQLLENQARFQNVKIQREYQNELPMLSIDGDQIQQVFMNILINAADAMADQGGTLTIKTAVHDGMVEVSFKDTGCGIPPEHLSKIFTPFFTTKETGKGTGLGLAISYAIVQGHGGDIEVESEVGRGATFRVKLPIETSVKEVGRES, via the coding sequence ATGATTCGGTTTTGGACGCTGAAATCGAAGATCATCCTCAGTGTCGTCCTCGTGGTCGTCGTGATCGAAGGCATCTTTCTCTATCTCAACATCAAATCCCTCTCCCAACAGATGATCGAAAAGACCGAAGAGGAGGCCTTCAATCTCAGCGAGACGATCCGGCTGAGCATCCGGTATGCGATGATCAAGGACCGCCGCGATGAGTACCAGCGGATCATCGATGACGTGGCCCAACGGAAAGGGATCGTGGAGGTCCGCATCTTCAATAAGGCCGGAGAGATCACGGTCTCTTCGGACCGGACCAAGGTGGGAACCGTGGTCGATATGAAGGCCGAGGCCTGTTACGGATGCCATCGGGAGGGCGAAGCCAGGGTCCTCCTCCCCTCGGACAGCAAGACCCGCATCTACCACACGGAGGACAAGAAGAGGCTCCTCGGCCTCATCAACCCCATCTACAACGAGCCCTCCTGCTTCCCCTGCCACCCGAGGAATATCAACGTTCTTGGCGTCCTCGACACGATGGTCACCCTTGAAGATTTCGACAAGCAAAAGGTCCAGCTCTACAACCGGATGATGCTCTCAGGGGCGATCAGCGTGGTCGCCCTCAGTCTGCTCTTGGGCCTGCTCTTCACGCGGTTTGTCGAGCGGCCGATCAACCGTCTCCTGGCCGCCACCAAACGAGCGGCGGAAGGCGACCTCGATCAGACGGTCCGGATCAAATCGTCCGACGAGTTGGGGGAGCTCGCCGAGTCGTTCAACCATATGATCTTGGAGCTGAAGCGATCCCGCGATGCGATCGAGGGCTGGACCCAGACCCTGGAGAAACGCGTCGAAGAACGCACGCACGAGCTTCAGCAGGTCCAGAATCAGCTCATCCGCGCCGGCAAGATGGCCGCCCTCGGGGAGCTCGCCGCGGGCGTGGCCCATGAGATCAACAATCCCCTGACGGGGGTGCTGACCTTCAGCTCCCTGATCCTGAAGAAGATGGACGAGTCCCATCCCTGGCGAAGGGACATGGAAAATATCGTCACCCAGACGACGCGGTGCCGAAATATCGTGAAGGCCCTTCTCGACTTCGCCCGCCAGCGAAAACCGGACAAGCGAGAGACGGACCTCCATCTCCTGATCGACCGGACCCTCCAGCTTCTCGAAAACCAGGCCCGTTTCCAGAACGTGAAGATCCAAAGGGAGTATCAGAACGAGCTGCCGATGCTTTCGATCGATGGCGATCAGATCCAACAGGTCTTTATGAATATCCTCATCAACGCCGCCGATGCCATGGCCGATCAGGGCGGCACCCTGACGATCAAAACCGCGGTCCATGACGGGATGGTGGAGGTCTCCTTCAAGGACACCGGCTGTGGGATCCCGCCGGAACATCTTTCGAAGATCTTCACCCCGTTCTTCACCACCAAAGAGACCGGGAAGGGGACCGGGCTGGGATTGGCGATCAGCTATGCCATCGTGCAAGGCCATGGAGGAGACATCGAAGTGGAGAGCGAGGTCGGGAGAGGGGCTACCTTTCGCGTAAAACTTCCCATCGAGACATCGGTCAAAGAGGTGGGAAGAGAATCGTAA
- the queF gene encoding preQ(1) synthase produces the protein MSSYTQEHARAGIDTPLPEIECFENQFPNYEITIAIPEFTSVCPRSGLPDFGTITIRYVPDRWCIELKSLKMYILGYRNLGIFYENAVNRILRDIVKAAKPLRATVTGEFNVRGGMKSTVEATYPPSGSTRKKRRRPS, from the coding sequence ATGAGCTCTTATACCCAAGAACATGCCCGGGCCGGGATCGACACCCCCCTGCCCGAGATCGAATGCTTCGAGAATCAATTTCCAAACTATGAGATCACGATCGCCATCCCTGAGTTCACCTCGGTCTGCCCGAGGTCGGGACTGCCCGATTTCGGAACCATCACCATCCGCTATGTCCCGGATCGATGGTGTATCGAGTTGAAGTCTCTCAAGATGTACATCCTCGGCTATCGGAACCTGGGGATCTTTTATGAAAACGCGGTGAATCGAATCCTTCGAGACATTGTCAAAGCGGCCAAACCCCTCCGGGCGACGGTGACCGGCGAATTCAATGTCCGAGGGGGGATGAAGAGCACGGTCGAAGCCACCTACCCGCCCTCCGGGTCAACCCGAAAGAAAAGACGTAGGCCTTCCTAA